Part of the Desulforegula conservatrix Mb1Pa genome is shown below.
TCATGCCGTTGATGTTGAAACGTATATTTGATAAGGGTTCACGGGCGATCTTACGCATTTACGAAGGAATCCTTACGCCTACCCTGTCTCCCTTGATATTTCATGGATAGATTTCCCATACACCCTCGACAACCTACGTATATGTTCATAGTTTCCCATTTTCAGCATTCCTCCACACCTCCGGTAACTAAAATAATCATGCCTTCTTATATCACGATTTATTATTATCAGAGGTCTTTGGCTGGGGGATTTTTCGACTGGCATTTCTGCTTTTACTGGGGGAATTTTAGGCTATCAAAATCACCCATGACTACCGCTGCTGCCATTGACAGACTTGTACATCATAGCATCATTCTTGAACTTAACTTGCCAAGCTACAGACTGGAAAAGTCAAAACAGAAAATTAACGAGGAAAAAAAATGAAGAAAATATGCCCTAAATTGCAGGAAATGGATCGGGAATTATAACTGTCGCTGACACGGAAAAATAATTGTCGTTGATCACACCTCGTCGCTAACTGTGTCATTTTTTATAATGTATTCTCCCTCTCCAGTATTTTGAACGACTTACATCAAAGTGAACAATCTCTGAATCCCGCCATAATAGCTGCGCTCAGCCCCTACATGACACAGCATATAAATCGATTCGGCCGTTACGAGCTGGATTTGGACAGGCGTCCTCCAGAGCTTATTTATCATCTCTGGGCATGAGTTCCGTTGCCTTATGGCCCAAAAATGAAGGAATCGTTGTCGTACCCCAAATTCAATGCATTCATATTTATTGATTAAACATTTGATGCATGTCCTCTAACGGGTATAACTGCTTATATTCTTTCCATACACCTGCGCAAACATCATCATATTCACATTTTTTACAGGTGTCATACTTAGAGTAACCATCCTCTAAAGCTTTTTTATAATCTATATGTCCATCTTTTTTTCCTCCAAAACCAACAACATCTTGAGTTCTTTTCTTATATATTTCAAGCGCATATGTCCTCAACTTCTCTTCAAAAATACAATAGGGAAGAGCCTCTAAATATGGGCTAATATCTTTACCTAAGCAGTATTTTAATGCCCCATTGACGCTGTTTTTTATTTCAGAATAAGTTGGTGTGATTTCGTTGTCATATGCTACCCCCAAAGGATGGGGAAATGTAATATTAAATTCCCGAATACCATAATGTTCGTGAGCAAATTTATAAACTTCCGTCAATCCTTTGTAATTCACTTTGCTGATAACTGTTTGAATAGCAATAGAATTCACATCAACTTTCGTTACCAGCTTGGATAATGCAAGCGTCGTTTCATAAAAACTTGAGGGGGAAGACGTAATATAGTCGTGTATTTGAGGACTACTGCTATGCAGTGCTATCAAATAAAAATCAACCACATTAATGCTTGATTCCAACACTTTATCATTTGATAGCATGCGGCCATTTGTTTGAAGATCCACGAATTTGATTGATCCTGCTTCTTTTTTTTCTTTTACAAACCTCATTATTTTACCGTAGTCCTCTCTGTAAGTAATTTCTCCTCCGGTTAACGTAAGAATAATTTGTGAATATTCTGAAATATAATTCTCAATAAGTGCTTTGATTTCATCAAAGGACAAATCACTTTCGTGTTTCTTATCTGAAACAACACAATGAATACAGTTGTTGTTGCAGGTAAATCCGACTTTTAAATCAACAAGTTGGGACATTTTATGACCTTCCGCTTGGAATTTATTTTAACAATATTTTCAAGAATATGAATTCACACCTTCATGAAAATTTAGAACTGAGCCATTAAGTAATTATTTTGGTTATTGTCAATTTATCGGGAAAATAGAAATCTCTACGCCAATTTCAATACCTCTAATTCAAAATATTGATATTTGTTATCCGATGTTAAAGTCTTTTCTGATTGTTTCAGATTAACTAATCCGGTCTTAATAATATTTAATTCACAACAAATGTCATTTATAATATTTGCATATTCTTCCATCAATTCTTTCGATTCAAGCCCTACGACAAATCTTATAGCCGTATGAACATTGTTTATTACACAAGATGCGAAACCAAGGCTATTCCTCACGGCAATTTGAAGATTTCTGGAACAAAACTTCTTATTCAGATATTCAAAAATTAAGGTGTTGAATTCCACTCTCTTAGTCGGAAAATATTTTTGTGCAAAATCGTTTGTGCTTAATCCTAAATATAAATGGCTATCGTGCAGTTTTGATATCGAAATTACATTCTCTGATAACACTGCATCAGGATATATATTTTCCGGACCAATCCGAGAATACAAGAATTGACCATTATCTTGAATATCCCTAATGTATTGATAGTGATGGTCATGAGAATACTTAAAAATATGGCAAAAATATTGAAGTGAAGAATCTGAGATTAATCCGCTATCAGAATATTTCGCCAATTTTCTTCTAAAAAGAG
Proteins encoded:
- a CDS encoding ATP-binding protein, with the translated sequence MTTAAAIDRLVHHSIILELNLPSYRLEKSKQKINEEKK
- a CDS encoding radical SAM protein, which translates into the protein MSQLVDLKVGFTCNNNCIHCVVSDKKHESDLSFDEIKALIENYISEYSQIILTLTGGEITYREDYGKIMRFVKEKKEAGSIKFVDLQTNGRMLSNDKVLESSINVVDFYLIALHSSSPQIHDYITSSPSSFYETTLALSKLVTKVDVNSIAIQTVISKVNYKGLTEVYKFAHEHYGIREFNITFPHPLGVAYDNEITPTYSEIKNSVNGALKYCLGKDISPYLEALPYCIFEEKLRTYALEIYKKRTQDVVGFGGKKDGHIDYKKALEDGYSKYDTCKKCEYDDVCAGVWKEYKQLYPLEDMHQMFNQ